A portion of the Streptococcus sp. Marseille-Q6470 genome contains these proteins:
- a CDS encoding FAD-dependent oxidoreductase, whose protein sequence is MRKVAIVGAGIVGATAAYYLSKESDMEVTVFDHGHGQATKAAAGIISPWFSKRRNKAWYKMARLGADFYVDLLADLERIGQKVDFYQQSGVFLLKKDDSKLEELYQLALQRRDESPLIGELAILDQATASNLFPGIEGFERLLYASGGARVDGQLLVSRLLEASQVKVIKKKVSLRPLVLGYQIDNQIFDKVILSTGAWLGHLLEPLGYEVDVRPQKGQLRDYQVDLDMASYPVVMPEGEWDLIPFAGGKLSLGATHENDMGFDLEVDERLLHQMAEEASPFYPSLKDAMISGERVGIRAYTSDFSPFFGQVPGLEGVYAASGLGSSGLTTGPIIGYHLAQMLQGRSGVLDPADYPTERYIKKK, encoded by the coding sequence ATGAGAAAGGTTGCCATTGTAGGGGCAGGAATTGTAGGGGCGACAGCTGCCTACTATCTCTCCAAAGAATCTGATATGGAAGTAACTGTCTTTGACCATGGACATGGCCAGGCGACCAAGGCAGCAGCAGGAATTATCAGTCCCTGGTTTTCCAAACGTCGCAATAAAGCCTGGTACAAGATGGCGCGCTTGGGAGCAGATTTCTATGTGGATTTATTAGCTGACTTAGAGAGAATCGGTCAAAAAGTTGATTTTTATCAGCAATCCGGGGTCTTTCTCCTTAAAAAAGACGACTCCAAACTAGAGGAACTCTATCAACTGGCTCTGCAACGTAGAGATGAATCTCCCTTAATTGGAGAATTAGCCATCTTAGACCAAGCGACTGCAAGTAACTTATTTCCAGGTATAGAGGGATTTGAGAGATTGCTCTATGCTTCTGGTGGAGCTCGAGTGGATGGGCAACTGTTAGTCAGTCGCTTACTTGAAGCCAGTCAGGTTAAGGTTATAAAGAAAAAGGTTAGTTTAAGACCTCTAGTATTGGGTTATCAGATAGACAATCAAATTTTTGACAAAGTTATCTTGTCAACTGGTGCTTGGCTCGGTCATTTATTAGAGCCCTTAGGTTATGAAGTTGATGTTCGCCCACAAAAAGGACAACTCCGGGATTATCAGGTTGATTTAGACATGGCATCTTATCCCGTCGTTATGCCTGAGGGAGAATGGGATTTGATTCCTTTTGCTGGTGGGAAATTGTCCTTAGGTGCTACACATGAAAATGACATGGGATTTGACCTAGAAGTTGATGAAAGGTTGCTCCATCAAATGGCTGAAGAAGCAAGTCCATTTTATCCAAGTTTAAAAGATGCAATGATTAGTGGCGAACGCGTGGGAATTCGTGCCTACACTAGTGACTTCTCTCCGTTTTTTGGACAGGTGCCAGGATTGGAAGGTGTTTATGCAGCCAGCGGTCTAGGGTCATCAGGACTCACAACTGGTCCTATTATCGGTTATCATCTGGCTCAAATGCTTCAAGGGAGAAGTGGAGTATTGGATCCAGCGGATTATCCGACTGAAAGATATATTAAAAAGAAATAA
- the galE gene encoding UDP-glucose 4-epimerase GalE, whose protein sequence is MQEKILVTGGAGFIGTHTVIELVQAGHQVVVVDNLVNSSRKSLEVVERITGVEIPFYEADIRDTDTLRDIFKHEEPTGVIHFAGLKAVGESTRIPLAYYDNNIAGTVSLLKAMEENNCKNIIFSSSATVYGDPHTVPILEDFPLSATNPYGRTKLMLEEILTDIYKADSEWNVVLLRYFNPIGAHESGDLGENPNGIPNNLLPYVTQVAVGKLEQVQVFGDDYDTEDGTGVRDYIHVVDLAKGHVAALKKLQKGSGLNVYNLGTGKGYSVLEIIQNMEKAVGRPIPYRIVERRPGDIAACYSDPAKAKEELGWEAGLGITEMCEDAWRWQSKHPNGFED, encoded by the coding sequence ATGCAAGAAAAGATTTTGGTAACAGGTGGAGCAGGTTTTATCGGAACTCACACTGTCATTGAACTGGTCCAAGCTGGACATCAGGTTGTTGTGGTAGATAATTTGGTTAACAGTAGCCGTAAAAGCCTAGAAGTAGTGGAAAGAATCACAGGAGTAGAAATTCCTTTCTACGAAGCTGATATCCGAGATACGGATACACTTCGCGATATTTTCAAACATGAAGAACCAACAGGTGTGATCCATTTTGCTGGTTTGAAGGCAGTTGGTGAGTCCACTCGTATCCCTCTTGCCTACTATGATAACAATATTGCCGGTACAGTTAGCCTTTTAAAAGCAATGGAAGAAAATAACTGCAAAAATATTATCTTCAGCTCTTCAGCAACGGTGTATGGAGATCCACATACTGTTCCAATCCTAGAAGATTTCCCACTTTCAGCTACCAACCCTTATGGCCGTACCAAGCTTATGCTGGAAGAAATCTTGACAGATATCTATAAAGCAGATTCAGAGTGGAACGTTGTTTTGCTTCGTTACTTCAACCCAATTGGAGCGCATGAGAGTGGAGACCTAGGAGAAAATCCAAACGGCATTCCAAACAACCTTCTACCGTATGTAACACAAGTCGCAGTTGGTAAGTTAGAACAAGTACAAGTCTTCGGTGATGACTATGATACAGAAGATGGAACAGGTGTTCGTGACTATATCCACGTTGTTGACTTAGCCAAAGGACACGTTGCAGCCCTTAAGAAGCTTCAAAAAGGCTCAGGACTCAATGTTTATAACCTTGGTACTGGGAAAGGCTACTCTGTTCTTGAAATTATTCAAAATATGGAAAAAGCTGTTGGACGCCCGATTCCTTACCGTATCGTTGAACGTCGCCCTGGTGATATCGCAGCTTGTTACTCAGACCCAGCAAAAGCTAAGGAAGAGCTCGGATGGGAAGCAGGACTTGGTATTACAGAAATGTGTGAGGATGCATGGCGTTGGCAAAGTAAGCATCCAAATGGATTTGAAGACTAA